Genomic window (Zingiber officinale cultivar Zhangliang chromosome 2B, Zo_v1.1, whole genome shotgun sequence):
GATAAaattgtcgagctcgaaatcgaacTTGAGTTCGGCTCGATAAGACAAACGAACGAATTCGAACAAGCTTTTTACAGAATCGAGCTctgaatagctcgcgaaccgtttggttcatttacatccctaccctGAAATAATTTAGTAAAAATGATTTCGGTGGGCAGACTACTAAAATAACAAAtaacggtaaattagagaaaaatctccaatcacaatgttaactttgcatgcaatccccatgtccaaaaaactttgtttccactccctgcatgcaaagtattaATTGTTttaactccctcatgcaaatattgatacctaaattgccctcagatttttttaggtacaaaaattctaaaattgagtacaaaaagttcaaaaatgagtataattcttcttaaagtaagtactttatattaaaaatcgagtatattttctatcaaaattgtctctcttattttttaggtataaaaagtctaaaaataagtataattcatgttaaattcagcactttacactataatctagtactctatactaggatcgagtatattttctatcgaaattaaccctcatatttttcggtacaaatagtctaaaaatgagtataattcctattaaattcagtacattaaactaaaatcgagtatattttgaggtaaaaaaagaatcgtactcaatttgatagaaaatatactaaattctaagttaatatacttaatttaagaggatttatactgatttttagactttttgtatctaaaaatatcatgggcaattaggtaaaGATGTTTGACTGGGGagtaaaaataaagatttttatgAATGAGGATTACAtgtaaaaatttatttgtcaatAGGGACTACATACAAAATTACCCTAATTCCTACTTCAGCATGGGGACCAGATAAATGAATTTGACCCGACCCGAGTCGAAGGAACGAAATCCGCATGGTGGCGCCGGTGGCGCCGGTGGAGCCGGACGTCCACAACCGCTGCATGTTCCTTCTCCGTCGCTGCTCCTCCGAGCGCCACCTCCGTGCCGCCCACGCCCTCTTCCTGGTTGGCAGACTCCACCTCCACCCCTTCGTCCTCAGCCGCCTCATCCTCGCCGCTTGCTCCCTCCGCCCGCCCGCCCTCCCCTACGCCTCTCTCCTCTTCCATCACTCCCCTTATCCCCCCAGCACCTTCGCCCACAACGCCCTCATCCGCGCCCACGCCCGCAGCCCTCATCCTCGTGCCGCCCTCCCTCTATTCCGCCGCCTTCTCGCCTCCGCCGCAGCTGACCACCACTCCTTCCCCTTCGTTCTCGCCGCCTGTGCCGCAAACGGATCCCTCGTCGATGGTGCCCAGGTCCACGCCCTCGTCGTCAAGAACGGCCTCTCCTCTGCCGATCCCTACGTCCAGACCGCCCTTCTGCGGCTCTACTCTCACGCCATCGACGACGCCCCGAAGCTGTTCGACGAAATCCCCAACCCCGACGCCGTCCACTACGACGTCCTGATGAACGTGTTCATCCGGCGCGGCGTTCCCTCCGAGGCGCTTCGTCTTTTCGACCGCTTGCTGCTCTCCAACTTAGAGCCTGATAACTTCGCCGTCACCACCGCCCTCACTGCCTGCGCCCACGCAGGCGCTCTCGAGCAGGGCGTCCGAATCCACAAATATCTTGCCTCCAAGGACGCATCCTATGCGAAGGACACTTTCCTGGGCTCGGCCCTCGTGAGCATGTACGCCAAGTGCGGCTGCATAAAAGATGCCGTGGAGGTTTTCGACGCGGTGCCTAACAGAAACAACCACATGTGGGCGACCATGATCGGGGCCTATGCGATGCACGGCTTCCCGGAGAAGGCGATCGCCTGCGTGCGGCGGATGCAGGAGGTGGACCAGTTGCGCCCGGACGGGGTCGTGCTGCTTGGGGCGCTGGCCGCCTGTGCGCATGCCGGCCGCGTGGAGGATGGCTTGCTTCTGTTGGGTGACATGGAGGCTAAGTACGCAGTGGCGCCGGAGCACGAGCACTACAGCTGCGCCGTGGATATGCTGTGCCGGGTGGGGAGATTGGAGGAAGCTCTGCTGCTCATACGCAGAATGCCGATGAGGCCGCTGGCCTCGGTGTGGGGCTCGTTGCTGACAGGATGCAGGATACAGGGAAATGTGGAACTGGCGGAGACAGCTGTGGCGGAGCTCCAGCGCTTCACCGAGAGCGATGGAGACGACGAGGGGGTGTATGTGCAGTTGTCCAACATCTACCTGAATGCCAATAGGAAAGAGGAGGCTTGCAAGGTTAGGAAGCTGGTCGGGAGCAGAGGGAGCAAGAAGACGCCAGCGCGCAGTGCGATCCATGTGGAAGGGAAAGCGAGCTCCTTTGTGGCAGGGGATCAAGCGCACCCTCGGCGGACGGAGATATGGACGATGCTCGAACTGTTGACAGATCATATAAGCTCCTGCACTGAGGATGACAGACCTTCTTCATGGATCTGAAATGCATGCATGATGCTTCTCATTGAAGTGAAGAACATCATGGGTGATCACAGAGAAGAGAATTTTACAGAATTTAAATGATCAATCCTTCTTCTGGATCTTAGTTACAGAGACGAGCAGGGTCGACAGAAGATTTCACTAAAATAGTTTATATATCAACGCTCGTCTGATCGATCTCTGAGATACATCAACTTTCAGTGTATTTGGACTGATCGCATGGTTGTCATTGGGAGCCGAAGAATTGAAAATTCTTTGTTAAAGCATTCAACTACATTGTAGCAGTCTCTTATTTGATATTTAGTGGAGTGTGGTTATCAGTATCAAAGCGTAGATACCCTCTGAATCTATTTGGACCATTTGCCTGCCATGGGCAAGTTTGCAGACATTCTCATCAATAATACCATGAGACAAGATTCTCTTAGGTTCTTGACCAGTTTAAGCTACATAATCTCCTAGACACAATGAACAATTCTTCAAAAGTGGGAAATATGTAAAGGGTCTTagagttttaggattttactttaGAATTCTTCAAGtgtggcaggtgagtaaaggtaagtcactggaagtgagtaattgtgaggacgcgttcccgggaagggaacattaggcgtcgatccggcttagaaatGTGGaagggagtgattgtgaggatgtgttctcgggaagggaacattaggcgtcgatccggcttagatccatttcggatatctaagtcgagatcgtgactagattccggtctcggaaagatagaATTTAAGTCATACTCTTcatgttgaacttataaactgtgctaacacgtTGTTTTACAGGTTACACATTATATATGtgccttggactaaccttgtcttgcaggaggaCTTTTTGGAGaaaggaggtccgagcgcccagaagggatccggatGCCTAGAGGCAAATATTATCCAGGATgcggcgtcgacacgtggagctcgctggttgggtctACCATGTCACACCAggacgctcggaa
Coding sequences:
- the LOC122046935 gene encoding putative pentatricopeptide repeat-containing protein At3g28640, coding for MVAPVAPVEPDVHNRCMFLLRRCSSERHLRAAHALFLVGRLHLHPFVLSRLILAACSLRPPALPYASLLFHHSPYPPSTFAHNALIRAHARSPHPRAALPLFRRLLASAAADHHSFPFVLAACAANGSLVDGAQVHALVVKNGLSSADPYVQTALLRLYSHAIDDAPKLFDEIPNPDAVHYDVLMNVFIRRGVPSEALRLFDRLLLSNLEPDNFAVTTALTACAHAGALEQGVRIHKYLASKDASYAKDTFLGSALVSMYAKCGCIKDAVEVFDAVPNRNNHMWATMIGAYAMHGFPEKAIACVRRMQEVDQLRPDGVVLLGALAACAHAGRVEDGLLLLGDMEAKYAVAPEHEHYSCAVDMLCRVGRLEEALLLIRRMPMRPLASVWGSLLTGCRIQGNVELAETAVAELQRFTESDGDDEGVYVQLSNIYLNANRKEEACKVRKLVGSRGSKKTPARSAIHVEGKASSFVAGDQAHPRRTEIWTMLELLTDHISSCTEDDRPSSWI